In Patescibacteria group bacterium, a single window of DNA contains:
- a CDS encoding HNH endonuclease signature motif containing protein, producing MKRSSIPKELEREVLVEAGHRCAIPTCQRTPVEIAHIDPWFKVKEHRFENLIALCPNCHDRYDKKHEIDRKSMLRYKANLSVINNRYGDLEKRILTLFAESPNDEFVWVVGGLDILLMYLLRDGLLVPSGKDSGVILSGIPSAKEYRLTTKGRGFVNNWVSPRKLS from the coding sequence ATGAAAAGATCTTCAATTCCTAAGGAATTAGAACGTGAAGTTCTAGTTGAAGCTGGTCACAGATGTGCGATTCCTACTTGTCAGAGAACTCCCGTAGAAATAGCTCATATAGATCCATGGTTTAAAGTGAAAGAGCATAGATTTGAAAATTTGATTGCTCTTTGTCCAAATTGTCATGATAGATATGATAAAAAACATGAAATTGATAGGAAATCTATGCTTCGATATAAAGCTAATCTTTCGGTAATTAATAATAGATATGGCGACCTAGAGAAAAGAATACTTACACTTTTTGCTGAAAGTCCAAATGATGAATTTGTTTGGGTTGTTGGAGGATTGGATATATTATTAATGTATTTATTGAGAGATGGATTATTAGTTCCTTCAGGTAAGGATAGTGGAGTTATACTTTCCGGTATTCCTTCTGCTAAAGAATATCGTTTGACTACAAAAGGCAGAGGGTTTGTTAATAACTGGGTTTCACCAAGAAAATTAAGTTGA